A genomic stretch from Deinococcus metalli includes:
- a CDS encoding S53 family peptidase, with product MSRKVRPASIAVTGSSRALPAAARPMGAPQPDETLDVTLRLRAPAVQPRGVPAQPMTRTAFAREYGASADDLTRVEDFAREHGLDTVESSAARRTVILRGSVAQMQEAFGVTLGLYENDGVTFRGRSGPVHVPADLAGIVEGVFGLDDRPQARPQFRLGSPVGQPGVAFPHAAGHGYTPVELAQAYQFPPGDGAGQTIAIIELGGGYTEADLSAYFTGLGLTTPAVTAVEVNGGRNDPSGDPSSADGEVLLDIEVAGAVAPGARIAVYFAPNTDAGFLNAITTAVHDAERRPSVVSISWGAAEAAWTEQAMRAMDDAFHDAAMLGVTVLCAAGDDGSGDRVGDGLAHTDFPASSPWATGCGGTRLDLDGGGRIAREVVWNTPGHGATGGGVSDVFPVPDYQQRVGVPPSANPGRRVGRGVPDIAGVADPQTGYRVRVDGQDMVIGGTSAVAPLWAGLVARLNAGREQPLGFLNPLLYGAGAQRDITSGDNGAYRAADGWDACTGLGSPDGQRWPALAGTGTAEQP from the coding sequence ATGTCCAGAAAGGTCCGTCCCGCCAGCATCGCCGTGACCGGCAGCTCCCGCGCCCTGCCCGCCGCCGCCCGGCCGATGGGCGCCCCCCAGCCCGACGAGACGCTTGACGTGACGCTGCGCCTGCGCGCTCCGGCCGTCCAGCCGCGCGGCGTGCCGGCCCAACCGATGACCCGAACCGCCTTCGCCCGCGAATACGGCGCCTCGGCGGACGACCTCACCCGCGTGGAGGACTTCGCCCGCGAGCATGGCCTGGACACCGTGGAGAGCAGCGCCGCGCGCCGTACCGTGATCCTGCGCGGCTCGGTCGCGCAGATGCAGGAGGCCTTCGGCGTGACTCTGGGCCTGTACGAGAACGACGGCGTGACCTTCCGGGGCCGCAGCGGGCCGGTACACGTGCCCGCGGATCTCGCCGGCATCGTCGAGGGCGTTTTCGGCCTGGACGACCGCCCGCAGGCCCGGCCGCAGTTCCGTCTGGGCTCGCCGGTGGGGCAGCCTGGCGTGGCGTTCCCGCACGCGGCGGGCCACGGGTATACGCCCGTGGAACTCGCGCAGGCGTACCAGTTTCCGCCGGGAGACGGCGCCGGGCAGACCATCGCCATCATCGAACTCGGCGGCGGGTATACGGAGGCCGACCTGAGCGCATACTTCACCGGCCTTGGCCTGACCACACCCGCTGTCACGGCGGTGGAGGTCAACGGCGGCAGGAACGACCCGAGCGGCGATCCGAGCAGCGCGGACGGTGAAGTGCTGCTGGACATCGAGGTGGCGGGCGCCGTGGCTCCGGGCGCCCGGATCGCGGTGTACTTTGCACCAAACACCGACGCCGGGTTCCTGAATGCCATCACCACCGCCGTGCACGACGCGGAACGTCGGCCCAGCGTTGTTTCGATCAGCTGGGGCGCCGCCGAGGCCGCGTGGACGGAGCAGGCCATGCGGGCTATGGACGACGCCTTCCACGACGCTGCGATGCTGGGCGTGACCGTGCTGTGTGCTGCGGGCGACGACGGTTCGGGTGACCGGGTGGGAGACGGGCTGGCACACACGGACTTCCCCGCGTCGAGTCCGTGGGCCACCGGCTGCGGCGGCACGAGGCTCGACCTGGACGGCGGTGGCCGCATCGCCCGCGAGGTGGTGTGGAACACGCCCGGACATGGCGCCACGGGCGGCGGCGTGAGCGACGTGTTTCCGGTGCCGGACTACCAGCAGCGCGTGGGCGTACCGCCCTCCGCCAACCCCGGCCGGCGGGTGGGACGCGGCGTGCCGGACATCGCCGGGGTGGCCGACCCGCAGACCGGGTACCGCGTGCGGGTGGATGGGCAGGACATGGTGATCGGCGGCACGAGCGCCGTGGCGCCGCTGTGGGCGGGTCTGGTGGCGCGGCTGAACGCGGGCCGAGAGCAGCCCCTGGGCTTCCTGAACCCGCTGTTGTACGGAGCCGGCGCGCAGCGGGACATCACCAGTGGCGACAACGGAGCGTACCGCGCCGCTGACGGCTGGGACGCCTGCACCGGCCTGGGCAGCCCCGACGGCCAGCGCTGGCCAGCCCTCGCAGGGACCGGAACCGCAGAGCAGCCCTAA